The genomic window CCCCGCTTCTACGCGATCCCGGCTATTCCGGAACAGCCGGTAGTAATCTGTCGCCCGAAACAGATGGACCTCCTTCGCCCTCTTGTCGTCGGGAAAGTCTTTCAGGAATTCTTCCTCCTCGGCCACAGCCCGAACCAGCCCCTCCAGGTTTCCATTGAACATCCCCGGCGAATCCGGGCTCAGCGTCCGATAGAACGCATCGGCGATCAGCCGGTACCGCACGTCCGCCGCCCGGTTTCCCTTCGGGGCTCGCTCCAGGTACTCGCGGAAGGCGGCCAGATCGTACGCATACTGGTTCATCCCCTCCACGAAGTGGACCTGAATGCCGTACTCGTGGAGGCGCCTGACGATCAGTCTGGCGAAGAGATCACTAAAACCGTGCGCCCCGATGTCCTTGTTCATCAGCTGTACGAGCCCGTGGACCCTTTGCCCCAGCTCGTACAGCGCCTCCAGCCGCGCCTCCTGCCTTGTCCCTTCCCGCGATTCCTTGTGAAATCGGCTGATGTCCAGGAGGAGTCCCTGCACCACCTCCGGCTCCAGGATCGTATGCCCATGGGACAAGGGCGGAGCGACCAGCGCGAGGATTAGCGCCACGAGGGCGATGGCGACCGCTCGGCGCGCATCCACCGGCCTTGCAGAGACCCCGTTCGTCGAGGGCGCACGAGGCATCGCAGCCGACCCTCCAGGAGGAAGCTGCCCCGATGCTCCTCTACAGAGCCCGCTGGTAGAACCACAAGACTCCCACGGAGAAGATGACGACCGATGCCGCCCTCACCACCGTGTGATGGAACTGACTCTTCCGGAGGAGCCAGAGGAACGGCAGGATCATTGCGACGATGAGAATCTGGCCGACCTCGACGCCGGAGTTGAAGAAAAGGAGGGAAGAGACCAGGCCAGATTGGGGCAGGGACATGTCCTTGAGGACGTTCGCAAAGCCGAAGCCGTGGATGAATCCGAAGAAGAAGCTCACCACCCACCGCCGGTCAAAGCGCGTGAAGAAGAGATTCTCCAGGGCCACATAGGCCACGCTGAAGGCGATCCCCGACTCGACCAGCCGCGGGGGCATGGCCACGATGTCGAGGGCCGCCAGGGAAAGCGTGACGCTGTGGGCCAGCGTGAAGGACGTGACGATCTTGAGAATGTTGAGCAACGTCCCGCCCATGAGGAGAAGGCCGAGGAGGAAGGCGATGTGATCGTAGCCGATGAAGATGTGGTGGATTCCCAGGCTGAGGAACTGGATTGCATGGGCGAGGAGCCCGCGACGCTTCGCTTCGTATATCATCCCCTTCTGGAACACGAACTGCTCGACCCGGCCCTCCCCGGCGATCTTGGCGATGGTTTGGTGGTCAGACCCCAGCTCGGTCAGCGGCTCACACCGGATCGTGATGGGATCCTCTAGCGGCCGGCTCGATCGGAACGTCAGCCGGGCCTCAAAGGTCGGCTTCCCATCGGCCGACCGCCCGATGCGGAACGGCTCGGCCTCCATGGGGAGCACCTCGCGGCCATGGGATACCGTGATCTTTCCGTTGAGGTACGCGAGGATCTCCGGGGTCTTGCGCTCCAGCTCAGCACGCTCCACCTGGGCATTGAGGTTCCGGTCCAGGCCAAGGAGGAGGTCCAATTCAAAGAGGTTCACGCTCAGGAGCAACTCGATTCCTGTCTTCCGGACGGTAATGTCCGCGACTCCGACCTTCAGGGGATGCGCAAACAGGGGCGAGCTGGGGAGGAGAAGCAGGAGGGCCGCAAAGGCAAGAATCGTACGGGCCACCCTGCAGCGGTTAGACGGCAGCAGCAGGCGGGTCCTCCGTCCTGAACGCCTTGCCGGTCCTCGCATGGCCCGTCACGGCACGGCAACCTGAAGCATCAGGCAGGCGTGTCCGGCCCGGCCGCCAGCGCGGGGTGGAGGGGAATGGGGAGCGGCGTTCCGGGGGGCGCCAGCTCCTCCCAGCCCGCGAGCGCCTCGACCATGGCCCGCGCCTTCTCCGCGGGGTAATCCTCCCGACAGACGAGAAGGCGCGGCTCGGCCACCACGTCCCCCCCCGCGTCGAGGTCCGGGTAGCGGTCAGCCCCGATGGCGGCCCGAAAGTAGATCGGGCCGTGGCGAACAGCCAGAGCCGGGACGGCCTCACCATGAGGGACCAAGCGAAGCCGCAGGCCGGATGGCCGTCGCCCGGCCGCCAGGACTGGCACCGGCAGCGGACCCTCGAGGCAACATGCCGCGACCCGGCCGGCTGCAAGCGCGGGCAGGGCCTCGTCCATCGGCAGCGGTTCCCAGCGCACGGACCCCTCGGGATCGAGGCTGAAGGCTGCCATCACTCTCTCCGCCTTGGCCCGGGCCCGGTCGCCCTCCTGAACGACCCCCACGCGCTCCCCTCTCAGGTCACGGATGGCCCGGACTGGCGAGGCCGCCACGACCACGATGTGCAGGTATTCGGGGGCGATGCCCGCCAGAGTGCGGAGCGGCATCATCAGGCTGGCATAGGCGCCCGTTCCATGGAGTCTCTGGTAGGCGTCCTCCGCCCGGAGCAAGGCCAGGTCG from Candidatus Methylomirabilis sp. includes these protein-coding regions:
- a CDS encoding HupE/UreJ family protein, with amino-acid sequence MARTILAFAALLLLLPSSPLFAHPLKVGVADITVRKTGIELLLSVNLFELDLLLGLDRNLNAQVERAELERKTPEILAYLNGKITVSHGREVLPMEAEPFRIGRSADGKPTFEARLTFRSSRPLEDPITIRCEPLTELGSDHQTIAKIAGEGRVEQFVFQKGMIYEAKRRGLLAHAIQFLSLGIHHIFIGYDHIAFLLGLLLMGGTLLNILKIVTSFTLAHSVTLSLAALDIVAMPPRLVESGIAFSVAYVALENLFFTRFDRRWVVSFFFGFIHGFGFANVLKDMSLPQSGLVSSLLFFNSGVEVGQILIVAMILPFLWLLRKSQFHHTVVRAASVVIFSVGVLWFYQRAL
- a CDS encoding TAXI family TRAP transporter solute-binding subunit; the protein is MHRRIFLTGALAGSTLLLMGHSPYRRWSQYRARHTVIATDRADARSFPLGERLARRLATRRPDLNATAVRSPDPRTLLSLLKTRQLDLALLRAEDAYQRLHGTGAYASLMMPLRTLAGIAPEYLHIVVVAASPVRAIRDLRGERVGVVQEGDRARAKAERVMAAFSLDPEGSVRWEPLPMDEALPALAAGRVAACCLEGPLPVPVLAAGRRPSGLRLRLVPHGEAVPALAVRHGPIYFRAAIGADRYPDLDAGGDVVAEPRLLVCREDYPAEKARAMVEALAGWEELAPPGTPLPIPLHPALAAGPDTPA